In Spirosoma aureum, a single genomic region encodes these proteins:
- a CDS encoding purple acid phosphatase family protein, whose translation MKTSIVWGLFVLVWQSAIAQTSTTLVASGATWRYSDKGSTPPNQTVGPITYTWKDLGYDDSSPTSWSVGASELGYGDGDESTVVSFGSSSTNKFITTYFRKTVSDAAILTRFRYKIRYERDDGIIIYVNGVEVRRDGMPSGTITNTTSSTLNVEDPPNTFYEFYLPNGTLQSGNNVIAAEIHQIGLTSSDISFDLELIAETNTNTLAATTLPITATTTSNWKYADNGIDRGSTWRALGFDDSYWQQTNIGTVSRGRMGYGESDDPNTSTFDPASNNPFNANPYTNYVSFGTNPTNKFITAYFRKKVNIPNVAANPGYELRFMRDDGIVIFINGTELPRDVNGNNNNMPSGPASFTTPAASSIDAANEKVWSSWQPVSTTLLQNGDNIIAVEVHQIGLTSSDITFNLEMRVQGAVVVTRGPYLQLGTQTAATIRWRTDVATIGRVTYGLSTTSLTGVTSETVSSTEHEIRLTGLTPDTQYFYSIGTTTLVLQYGPDNYFLTAPPGTTKRKIRIATFGDCGNNIVDNNQTKVRDGFLSFRGSTPTDLLMLTGDNSYDGDDSQYQTNFFDPYQATTLLKNSMIFAIPGNHDYNNNVTLAANHNIPYFSIFNLPANAEAGGVASGTEEWYSFDYGPIHFVMLDGYGTRNVNGMDIRFYSDTINHPQSIWLKQDLAATTKKWKIVYLHFPPYSQGSHNSETESDLIAVRQRINPILERFGVDLVMLGHSHVYERSYPIHDQTGPMSDFTNNPSAYRYPEDNSSGRYDGSANSCLYKNTSEKKKQGTVYVVSGSAGALDHNLTWGNHPVMVSTQKLIGGSFFMEVEDNRLDAKFLENKSPSSYSITDQFTIMKDVDLTQSLTITNGQSTTLSASFISDYQWSNPNNGGFTASTRSVVITPTTSATYVVRDSKNCLQDVFKIQVNGSGSMFTLKTGNWNDPTVWSANRVPVSTDVLQIKHLVLIPASFVGYALRIGLDLGIKLQYGANAQLRLATP comes from the coding sequence ATGAAAACATCTATAGTTTGGGGATTATTTGTGTTGGTCTGGCAGTCGGCAATAGCCCAAACCTCCACAACACTGGTAGCATCCGGAGCTACCTGGCGCTATTCCGACAAAGGGTCAACCCCACCCAATCAAACTGTCGGGCCAATAACCTACACCTGGAAAGATCTTGGCTATGATGACTCAAGTCCTACATCCTGGTCAGTGGGCGCTTCTGAACTCGGTTATGGCGACGGCGACGAATCAACGGTCGTCAGTTTTGGCTCTAGTTCTACGAATAAATTCATCACCACCTACTTCCGGAAGACCGTCAGTGACGCTGCAATCCTGACGCGTTTCCGCTATAAAATTCGCTACGAACGGGATGATGGTATTATCATTTACGTGAATGGCGTCGAAGTTCGCCGGGATGGAATGCCTTCAGGTACAATCACGAATACAACTTCGTCGACGCTTAACGTTGAAGATCCGCCCAATACTTTTTATGAATTTTACCTGCCCAACGGAACCCTCCAATCCGGCAATAATGTAATAGCTGCCGAAATTCATCAGATTGGGCTAACCAGTTCCGATATTTCATTCGATCTCGAGCTTATTGCCGAAACAAACACCAATACGCTGGCTGCCACGACATTACCTATTACGGCAACAACAACCAGCAATTGGAAATATGCCGATAATGGCATCGATCGTGGAAGCACCTGGCGGGCACTGGGGTTCGATGATTCATACTGGCAGCAAACAAATATAGGTACAGTAAGCCGAGGGCGTATGGGCTATGGAGAAAGCGACGATCCGAACACGTCTACGTTCGATCCTGCCAGCAATAATCCGTTCAATGCAAACCCTTATACGAATTACGTCAGTTTCGGGACTAACCCGACCAACAAATTCATCACTGCCTATTTTCGCAAAAAAGTCAATATTCCTAACGTGGCGGCCAATCCGGGTTATGAGCTGCGATTTATGCGCGACGACGGCATTGTGATTTTCATTAACGGCACCGAACTCCCACGCGATGTCAACGGCAACAATAATAACATGCCCTCTGGTCCGGCCTCCTTTACGACTCCGGCGGCTTCGTCGATTGATGCGGCTAATGAGAAAGTCTGGTCGTCCTGGCAACCGGTCAGCACGACCCTACTGCAGAATGGCGATAACATCATTGCGGTCGAGGTCCATCAGATTGGGCTAACCAGTTCCGATATAACATTCAACCTCGAAATGCGCGTGCAGGGTGCCGTTGTCGTTACGCGCGGCCCCTACCTCCAGCTTGGCACTCAAACAGCCGCTACCATCCGGTGGCGCACCGATGTAGCCACTATTGGGCGGGTTACCTATGGTTTATCGACGACAAGCCTAACAGGGGTTACCAGCGAGACGGTAAGTTCGACGGAACACGAAATCAGGCTTACGGGTCTAACGCCCGATACTCAATATTTCTATAGTATCGGTACCACTACGCTTGTACTACAGTATGGACCTGACAATTATTTTCTGACAGCTCCCCCCGGCACGACCAAACGAAAAATCCGTATTGCTACCTTCGGCGATTGCGGGAATAATATTGTCGATAATAACCAGACGAAGGTCCGGGATGGTTTTCTGTCGTTTCGGGGTTCAACACCCACCGACCTGTTGATGCTCACCGGTGATAACTCCTACGATGGTGACGATTCACAATACCAGACTAACTTTTTTGACCCGTACCAAGCAACTACGCTATTAAAGAATTCAATGATTTTTGCCATTCCGGGTAACCATGACTATAATAATAATGTAACATTAGCGGCCAATCATAACATACCTTATTTCTCGATCTTCAATTTGCCAGCCAATGCTGAAGCTGGTGGTGTAGCCTCCGGTACCGAAGAATGGTATTCGTTCGATTACGGCCCAATTCATTTTGTAATGCTGGATGGTTACGGGACTCGAAACGTAAATGGTATGGACATCCGGTTTTATTCAGATACGATCAATCACCCGCAGTCAATCTGGTTAAAGCAGGACCTGGCTGCCACGACAAAAAAATGGAAGATCGTCTATCTGCATTTCCCGCCTTATTCGCAGGGGTCGCACAATTCCGAAACCGAATCGGATCTTATTGCCGTTCGGCAACGGATTAATCCAATACTCGAACGCTTCGGTGTTGATCTGGTCATGCTTGGGCATAGTCATGTCTATGAGCGATCGTATCCAATTCATGATCAGACCGGCCCCATGAGCGATTTCACAAATAATCCATCTGCTTATCGATATCCAGAAGACAATAGCTCCGGGCGGTACGACGGATCGGCGAACTCCTGCCTGTATAAAAATACATCAGAGAAGAAAAAACAGGGAACAGTTTATGTCGTATCAGGATCGGCAGGAGCGCTGGATCATAATTTAACATGGGGTAACCATCCGGTAATGGTCTCTACGCAAAAGCTGATTGGCGGCTCGTTTTTCATGGAAGTCGAAGATAATCGACTGGATGCTAAATTTCTGGAAAACAAATCACCTTCCTCCTACTCCATCACTGACCAGTTTACAATCATGAAGGATGTAGACCTGACCCAATCGCTGACCATCACTAATGGACAGTCTACCACACTGTCGGCATCGTTTATCAGTGATTATCAATGGAGCAATCCGAACAACGGTGGTTTCACAGCATCGACCCGTTCGGTAGTGATTACACCCACTACCAGCGCAACCTATGTTGTAAGGGATAGTAAAAACTGCCTGCAGGATGTATTCAAAATTCAGGTCAATGGGTCGGGATCTATGTTTACGTTAAAAACCGGCAACTGGAATGACCCAACGGTATGGTCAGCAAATAGGGTTCCAGTCAGTACCGATGTGTTGCAAATAAAGCACCTGGTGCTTATACCGGCCAGCTTCGTCGGCTATGCGCTTCGAATTGGTCTTGACCTTGGCATCAAACTGCAATACGGTGCTAATGCCCAACTTCGGCTGGCAACACCCTAG
- a CDS encoding cytochrome-c peroxidase → MARLIPLLVCLMFATAVSPRPATLADQPVFRQFVADKNRFQQDLQQLIDLVATDAPADSIRAAFRRSREGYKRVEWLLEYYQPYMAMRVNGPPVVEVEEDEPGQHTTPPTGLQVIEPYLFPVTDRTQKANLQRELNVLLSYAVRLEQSIPADRLTDGDILDAMRQQLFRIVALGITGYDAPESRSGLAESAVSLGALHDVFLPYSRRLPESVGSALEQRWADAIRLLNEAPSFNDFDRVAFIREQFYPLCRALGEARQLLSIPVSASGRFLSPLIATLSDSGAFRPDYLTTYSEFISSPRKIALGKILFFDPLLSGNNARSCASCHRPERAFTDGQIKSRAFGSRKRVDRNAPTLLNAGLQKAQFYDSRALYLEDQVHDVLKNTHEMRTSPEEVIQKLSASKQYRTWFNDAFSDGLTAQNVRNSLACYVRSLTSLNARPDRYLKGENVLLSADEQLGFNLFLGKARCATCHFFPIYNGFVPPHYEKVESELIGVPRRRKIRKAKLDRDPGKFNAYQKDLQRFAFKTPTVRNVALTAPYMHNGSYRTLAQVVDFYNRGGGRGIGIQLEGQTLPSTPLDLNLQEQNALVTFLNALTDTTGYTHRPLHLPVVEGHQAWNRRKPGGRY, encoded by the coding sequence ATGGCTCGACTGATCCCCCTTCTTGTCTGCCTGATGTTCGCTACTGCCGTGTCGCCCAGGCCAGCTACTCTGGCTGATCAACCGGTTTTTCGCCAGTTTGTTGCTGATAAAAACCGGTTTCAACAGGATTTACAGCAACTGATCGATCTAGTCGCAACAGATGCCCCGGCCGATTCGATCAGGGCCGCTTTTCGGCGAAGCCGCGAAGGGTATAAGCGGGTTGAATGGCTGCTGGAATACTACCAGCCCTATATGGCGATGCGCGTAAATGGTCCACCGGTGGTGGAAGTTGAGGAAGATGAACCTGGGCAACATACAACTCCGCCCACGGGCTTGCAAGTGATCGAGCCTTATTTGTTCCCAGTCACTGATCGTACACAAAAAGCCAATCTACAGCGTGAGTTGAACGTGCTCCTGTCTTATGCAGTTCGATTGGAGCAAAGCATACCCGCCGACCGACTGACGGATGGTGATATTCTGGATGCCATGCGACAGCAACTATTTCGGATAGTGGCGTTGGGTATTACGGGTTACGATGCACCTGAATCCAGGAGCGGTCTAGCCGAATCGGCCGTATCGCTTGGTGCGCTTCACGACGTATTCCTGCCCTATTCCAGACGTTTACCTGAGAGTGTCGGTTCGGCATTGGAGCAACGATGGGCCGATGCGATTCGGTTGCTGAACGAAGCGCCCAGTTTTAATGATTTTGATCGGGTGGCGTTTATCCGTGAACAATTTTATCCGCTTTGTCGGGCGTTAGGTGAGGCCAGGCAGTTACTTTCGATTCCTGTATCGGCCAGCGGTCGCTTTCTGTCACCTCTGATTGCTACGTTATCTGATTCGGGCGCTTTTCGCCCCGATTACCTGACTACCTATAGTGAGTTCATTAGTTCGCCCCGGAAAATAGCCTTAGGGAAAATCTTATTTTTCGACCCCCTTCTGTCAGGTAACAATGCCCGAAGTTGTGCGTCATGTCATCGTCCTGAACGGGCATTTACGGATGGACAAATCAAAAGTCGTGCTTTTGGCAGCCGGAAGCGGGTCGATCGTAACGCACCCACATTGCTTAATGCGGGTTTGCAAAAGGCTCAGTTTTATGATTCCAGAGCCCTTTACCTCGAAGATCAGGTCCATGATGTACTAAAAAATACGCACGAGATGCGCACTTCGCCCGAGGAGGTCATTCAAAAACTCTCGGCGAGTAAACAATATAGAACGTGGTTCAACGATGCTTTTAGTGATGGTCTGACGGCCCAGAATGTTCGTAATTCACTGGCCTGTTATGTCCGGAGTCTGACGAGCCTTAACGCTCGCCCTGATCGTTATCTGAAAGGAGAAAACGTCCTGTTATCGGCTGATGAGCAACTAGGTTTTAACTTATTTTTAGGGAAAGCGCGCTGTGCCACCTGTCATTTCTTCCCGATTTATAATGGATTCGTGCCACCCCATTACGAAAAAGTGGAAAGTGAACTGATTGGTGTACCCCGTCGACGAAAAATTCGAAAAGCAAAGCTTGACCGCGATCCTGGAAAATTTAATGCGTACCAAAAAGATCTGCAACGGTTTGCCTTTAAGACACCTACTGTACGCAATGTTGCGCTTACGGCCCCTTATATGCACAATGGGTCATATCGAACGCTGGCTCAGGTTGTTGATTTCTACAATCGGGGGGGAGGTAGGGGTATCGGCATCCAACTGGAGGGCCAGACACTGCCCAGCACTCCCCTTGACCTGAATCTACAGGAGCAAAACGCATTGGTTACTTTTCTGAACGCTCTGACTGATACAACAGGATATACCCACCGCCCACTACACTTACCAGTGGTTGAAGGCCACCAGGCCTGGAACAGACGCAAACCCGGTGGCCGATATTGA
- a CDS encoding TrmH family RNA methyltransferase: MLSRNQIKYIQSLHQKKYRQQHGAFLVEGAKSVQEVFQSDFQIEMLVATEAFYKENTRLTDRQRTPVEIASVADLERIGTLESNNAALAVVRTKENLPLLAGPDEIALILDDIRDPGNLGTILRIADWYGVRKILCSETTADVYNPKVISASKGSFTRVNWWYGDIAQFLSQLGDGVAVYGAFLNGENVHTLSFGTSGYLVMGNESNGIGPAVEPFVTKRVTIPSYGGAESLNVGIATAVLLDNWRRTGDLS, translated from the coding sequence ATGCTTTCCAGGAATCAGATCAAATATATTCAGTCACTGCATCAGAAAAAGTACCGTCAGCAGCATGGTGCCTTTTTGGTTGAAGGTGCCAAGAGTGTACAGGAAGTTTTTCAATCCGATTTTCAGATCGAAATGCTTGTGGCGACTGAAGCATTCTACAAAGAAAACACTCGGCTAACAGACCGCCAACGAACTCCTGTCGAAATCGCGTCTGTGGCCGACCTGGAGCGGATTGGTACGCTGGAAAGTAACAACGCAGCTCTGGCTGTTGTCAGAACGAAAGAAAACCTGCCGCTATTGGCTGGTCCTGATGAAATAGCCCTGATTTTAGATGATATCCGTGATCCTGGCAATCTGGGTACCATTCTCCGTATTGCAGACTGGTATGGCGTCCGGAAGATATTGTGCTCCGAAACAACTGCCGATGTCTACAATCCCAAAGTAATTTCGGCCAGTAAAGGCTCATTTACGCGGGTAAACTGGTGGTATGGTGATATCGCTCAGTTTTTAAGCCAGTTGGGCGATGGGGTTGCTGTTTATGGTGCCTTTTTAAACGGGGAAAATGTGCATACACTCTCCTTCGGTACGTCTGGTTATCTGGTCATGGGCAATGAATCGAATGGAATAGGCCCAGCTGTAGAACCATTTGTAACGAAGCGCGTAACGATTCCAAGTTATGGAGGAGCAGAATCGCTGAATGTTGGTATTGCTACAGCCGTGTTGCTGGATAACTGGCGTCGAACCGGTGATTTGTCATAA
- the tamL gene encoding translocation and assembly module lipoprotein TamL, with translation MSSKRLQGDKYILTAQTVKGNRTITSEQLESLIPQKPNRRILGLPITPPLWFYQLGLRKYNRDAVLRELEAKTNEFEQQSQQLANQPKALKKLNRRFSKQAKKLRQEAEEGNWLMRNLGEPPSYFTEGDAQTNAAKMQKYLSDKGFFHARTAYKLDTLRRRQIRVNYQITENAGFYLRNIKYEIADARVDSLVRNSLIVSKLKAGERFDLDNISGEKIRIESLLRDQGYYTFSRQYIPVTDLDTTRRGTERLPGADTLHRPIDVYLQILNPPGRSEHPIYRIGEVEVRISPDELQPVIIPTGLDTVRRNGITYLLGGRNISSRLLDSKIRTRPGALYSQTNYRETQRSLFLLNQFKFVNLNFIDTTNRRLRTLITATPLDKYEATAESGFTVLYQGQSYPGGFGNLTFRVRNLFGGLETFETSLRYGFEAQTGFATETSSKSIYFAQELGVSSSFTFPQILFPSPLRFKFTPYNPRTQISLGFSNTIRPDYRRSTLRATTAYNWQSSPTTQFNLYIADINLINAGNGTDSTISTSFQKQLDSLIEQGSTIYLGFRRSFASGISFGYTYNTNTTGQNRRASFLRAVVESGGTTLNFFPETQLRKFFNTTDSTGLQYYKYLRFNFDYRRYIPLSTHTSLAFRINTGLVYGYGSNRTAPYEKLFFAGGSNSVRAWLPRRLGPGSEWPQRSSTNSNAPGLNPDYPEQFLYTFEKPGDMIIEGSAELRGRLFHLLADINGAFFIDAGNVWTLRDNPKRNGENFRLDTFFPQIAVGTGVGIRFDFSFFVIRLDGGIKVWDPARQYFKESEGKFVDERFILPKFSLKQLSSGPNPLVINFGIGYPF, from the coding sequence TTGAGTTCCAAACGATTACAGGGCGATAAATACATACTTACGGCTCAAACGGTGAAGGGCAATCGCACGATCACCAGTGAACAGCTCGAAAGTCTGATTCCCCAGAAGCCCAATCGCCGGATACTTGGGTTACCGATCACCCCGCCACTCTGGTTTTATCAGCTTGGTCTCCGCAAATATAACCGCGATGCCGTATTACGTGAGCTGGAGGCCAAAACTAACGAATTTGAACAGCAAAGTCAGCAACTGGCCAATCAACCCAAGGCGTTGAAGAAACTTAACCGGCGATTTAGTAAGCAGGCCAAAAAGTTACGTCAGGAAGCCGAAGAGGGGAACTGGCTGATGCGTAATCTTGGTGAACCTCCCTCCTACTTTACCGAAGGCGACGCGCAAACGAATGCGGCAAAGATGCAGAAATATCTGTCGGACAAAGGATTCTTCCACGCCCGAACAGCGTATAAGCTCGACACCCTTCGCCGACGCCAGATCCGGGTAAATTATCAGATTACCGAAAATGCCGGGTTTTATCTACGGAATATCAAGTACGAAATTGCCGACGCACGCGTCGACTCTCTTGTTCGCAATTCGCTCATCGTATCGAAACTTAAAGCAGGGGAGCGATTCGATCTCGACAATATATCGGGCGAAAAAATCCGCATCGAATCCTTGTTACGCGATCAGGGCTATTACACTTTCTCGCGACAGTATATTCCCGTAACCGATCTGGATACGACCCGTCGTGGTACCGAACGGCTTCCTGGTGCCGATACGTTACACCGCCCCATTGATGTTTACCTACAGATTCTGAATCCGCCGGGTCGATCCGAGCATCCAATCTATCGAATCGGTGAGGTGGAAGTTCGGATCAGTCCCGATGAACTCCAGCCCGTCATCATTCCTACCGGGCTGGATACAGTCAGGCGAAATGGTATTACGTACTTGCTAGGAGGCCGGAATATATCATCCCGGCTTTTGGACAGTAAAATACGCACTCGCCCAGGTGCCCTGTATAGTCAGACGAATTACCGGGAGACTCAGCGTTCCCTGTTTTTACTGAATCAATTTAAATTCGTCAATCTTAATTTCATCGATACCACCAATCGGCGGTTGCGAACGCTCATAACCGCCACACCCTTAGATAAGTACGAAGCCACAGCTGAAAGTGGGTTCACGGTTCTTTACCAGGGACAAAGCTATCCGGGAGGATTTGGCAACCTCACATTCCGGGTACGCAATCTGTTTGGTGGCCTGGAAACCTTTGAAACCAGCCTTCGGTACGGATTTGAAGCCCAGACAGGGTTTGCCACGGAAACAAGTTCCAAAAGCATCTACTTCGCTCAGGAACTAGGTGTATCCAGTTCATTTACGTTTCCGCAGATCCTGTTTCCTAGCCCCCTACGATTTAAATTTACTCCGTATAATCCTCGTACACAGATCAGTTTGGGCTTCTCCAACACGATTCGACCCGATTATCGCCGTTCTACCCTACGGGCAACTACCGCTTACAACTGGCAGAGTTCGCCCACGACACAATTTAACTTATACATCGCCGACATAAACCTGATCAATGCGGGGAATGGGACCGACTCCACTATTAGTACTTCGTTTCAAAAACAACTGGATTCATTGATTGAACAGGGCAGTACGATCTATCTCGGTTTCAGACGATCATTTGCATCTGGCATTAGCTTTGGTTATACCTATAATACAAATACAACTGGCCAGAATCGACGGGCCAGTTTCTTGCGTGCAGTAGTTGAATCAGGAGGAACTACATTGAACTTCTTTCCGGAAACTCAATTGCGTAAGTTTTTCAATACAACGGATTCGACTGGTCTTCAATATTACAAGTACCTGCGGTTCAATTTCGACTACCGGCGTTACATCCCATTAAGTACCCATACAAGCCTGGCTTTTCGGATCAATACAGGTCTGGTATATGGCTATGGGTCGAATCGTACAGCTCCCTATGAAAAATTGTTTTTTGCGGGGGGTAGCAACAGCGTACGAGCCTGGCTTCCACGTCGATTGGGGCCTGGCTCGGAGTGGCCGCAACGATCTTCAACGAATTCAAACGCGCCCGGTCTGAATCCAGATTATCCGGAGCAGTTTCTATATACGTTCGAGAAGCCTGGCGATATGATTATTGAAGGTTCCGCAGAATTACGAGGTCGATTATTTCATTTGCTGGCCGATATAAACGGCGCTTTTTTTATCGATGCGGGTAATGTCTGGACCCTCCGCGATAATCCCAAACGCAATGGCGAAAACTTCAGACTCGATACATTTTTCCCTCAAATTGCGGTCGGAACAGGTGTCGGAATCCGGTTTGATTTTTCGTTTTTTGTCATTCGTTTAGATGGTGGAATTAAAGTCTGGGACCCGGCCAGGCAGTATTTCAAGGAGAGCGAAGGGAAATTTGTAGACGAACGGTTCATCCTGCCTAAGTTCTCGCTCAAACAACTTTCCAGTGGCCCAAATCCGCTGGTCATCAATTTCGGGATTGGTTACCCCTTCTAA
- the miaB gene encoding tRNA (N6-isopentenyl adenosine(37)-C2)-methylthiotransferase MiaB: MTLIPELTILQPADKEAIDLPRTSEEELAVGKKRLYIESYGCQMNFADSEIVAAVMRNAGFATTASAEDADVIFLNTCAIRENAEQKVRNRLKHLTGLKRQKPELLVGMLGCMAERLKTKLLEEEKVVDIVAGPDAYRDIPKLVEEAESGQKAVNVFLSREETYADIAPIRLNSNGVTAFVSIMRGCDNMCSFCVVPFTRGRERSRDPYSIVREAQDLFDKGYREVTLLGQNVDSYKWQGTESTDQVQLGVTNHAPNPEPVVTFANLLEMVARIHPDLRVRFSTSHPKDITDDVLHTIAKYDNICKYIHLPAQSGNSRVLKLMNRTYDRPWYIGKIDRIREILGEDCGISTDMISGFCTETEEEHQESLSLMDYVHYDYAYMFAYSERPGTLAAKKYADDIPEDVKKRRLNEIIARQQEHSAARNQRHIGQIQRVLIEGTSKRSDDFLCGRNDQNKMVVFPKGDFQKGQYVNVLVTECTSATLRGEVV, translated from the coding sequence ATGACGCTCATTCCTGAATTAACGATATTACAACCTGCCGATAAGGAAGCAATCGACCTGCCCCGTACTTCAGAAGAAGAATTGGCGGTAGGCAAAAAACGCCTGTATATCGAAAGCTACGGCTGCCAGATGAACTTCGCCGATAGCGAGATTGTGGCGGCTGTTATGCGGAATGCAGGGTTTGCCACAACGGCTTCGGCCGAAGATGCCGATGTTATTTTTCTGAATACCTGTGCTATTCGGGAAAATGCCGAACAAAAAGTCCGGAATCGGCTCAAACACCTAACGGGGCTCAAGCGTCAGAAACCCGAACTGCTGGTCGGTATGCTTGGCTGCATGGCCGAACGGCTAAAAACCAAGCTCTTAGAAGAAGAAAAAGTCGTTGATATTGTGGCTGGGCCTGATGCCTACCGCGATATTCCGAAACTGGTTGAGGAAGCTGAATCGGGCCAGAAAGCGGTTAACGTCTTTCTTTCCCGCGAAGAAACCTATGCCGATATTGCACCCATTCGCCTAAACTCCAATGGCGTTACCGCATTCGTTTCCATCATGCGGGGCTGCGACAATATGTGCAGTTTCTGCGTCGTACCGTTCACACGCGGTCGCGAACGCAGCCGTGACCCATATAGCATTGTTCGTGAAGCGCAGGACCTTTTCGACAAGGGCTACCGCGAAGTGACCTTGCTTGGCCAAAACGTGGATAGCTACAAATGGCAGGGAACAGAGAGCACTGATCAGGTTCAGCTCGGCGTTACGAACCATGCTCCTAACCCTGAGCCGGTTGTAACCTTTGCCAACCTTCTCGAAATGGTGGCTCGCATTCATCCGGATCTGCGTGTTCGTTTTTCAACGTCGCACCCCAAAGATATTACGGATGATGTGCTACACACCATAGCGAAGTACGACAACATCTGCAAATACATTCACCTGCCAGCCCAGAGTGGTAACAGCCGTGTACTGAAGCTGATGAATCGTACCTATGACCGCCCCTGGTACATTGGAAAAATTGACCGTATCCGTGAGATTCTGGGTGAAGATTGCGGCATTTCGACCGACATGATTTCGGGCTTCTGCACCGAAACGGAAGAAGAACATCAGGAATCTCTGTCTTTGATGGATTATGTTCATTACGACTACGCCTACATGTTCGCCTATTCGGAACGTCCGGGTACCCTGGCCGCTAAAAAATATGCCGATGACATTCCGGAAGACGTAAAAAAACGGCGGCTGAATGAAATCATAGCCCGGCAACAGGAACATTCTGCGGCACGCAATCAGCGCCATATCGGGCAGATACAGCGGGTTTTAATCGAGGGAACATCCAAACGCTCCGACGATTTCCTTTGCGGCCGTAATGACCAGAACAAAATGGTCGTTTTCCCAAAAGGAGATTTCCAGAAAGGCCAGTATGTCAATGTGCTGGTAACCGAATGCACATCGGCTACGCTACGGGGTGAAGTAGTGTAA
- a CDS encoding sigma-54 interaction domain-containing protein, producing the protein MNNQEIQSVKQRFGIIGNAPALNYAINVAMQVSATDLTVLITGESGSGKESFSKIIHSLSARKHGQFIAINCGAIPEGTIDSELFGHEKGSFTGAVDSRKGYFETTNGGTIFLDEIGEMPLGTQARLLRVLENGEFIRVGSSKTQKTDVRVVAATNVNLLDAVDKGKFREDLYYRLNTVPIYVPPLRERGTDIELLFRKFTTDFAERYRIKPLQLTESARQLLMSYPFPGNIRQLKNIAEQVSILESELNKPIEADTLAKYLPQQQPTNRTLALFPQSHGNANGENFSERELLYKVLFDMRRDVNDLKKLVRDVLGNEQDGRQILNNHKDLFDSIQPDSDHYPQGDNNVTRFLPAINGSGRSETPPPSETYGSHPPVQIFDDVDQDINDVTVEDVTHETEEDDSLSLERQEKEMILKALRRNNNKRKYAAQALGISERTLYRKIKQYEIDEE; encoded by the coding sequence ATGAACAATCAAGAAATTCAGAGCGTTAAACAACGCTTCGGTATAATCGGTAATGCGCCTGCTCTTAACTACGCCATCAACGTAGCGATGCAGGTTTCCGCTACTGACCTGACTGTACTCATTACCGGCGAGAGTGGTAGTGGTAAGGAATCGTTTTCTAAAATTATCCATAGTCTGAGCGCCCGAAAACATGGTCAGTTCATTGCCATCAACTGCGGGGCGATTCCAGAAGGTACAATTGATTCGGAGTTGTTTGGTCACGAAAAAGGCTCATTCACCGGGGCTGTCGATTCGCGGAAGGGTTATTTTGAAACAACGAACGGTGGAACTATTTTTCTGGATGAGATTGGCGAAATGCCGCTTGGCACCCAGGCACGCTTGCTGCGGGTGCTGGAAAATGGGGAGTTTATTCGGGTAGGTTCATCAAAAACCCAGAAAACCGACGTTCGGGTTGTAGCGGCAACCAACGTAAATCTATTAGACGCCGTCGACAAAGGTAAGTTTCGGGAAGATCTGTACTACCGGCTCAATACGGTTCCGATTTACGTTCCGCCCCTCCGCGAGCGCGGCACCGACATCGAACTACTATTCCGTAAGTTCACAACTGATTTTGCCGAACGTTACCGGATCAAACCGCTTCAATTGACGGAAAGTGCCCGCCAATTGCTGATGAGTTATCCATTTCCGGGTAATATTCGTCAGTTGAAGAACATTGCCGAGCAGGTATCTATCCTCGAATCGGAGCTGAATAAACCCATTGAAGCCGACACGCTGGCCAAATACCTGCCCCAACAGCAGCCTACTAACCGAACGCTGGCCCTGTTTCCCCAATCGCACGGGAATGCCAATGGCGAAAATTTTTCGGAGCGCGAGCTGCTTTACAAGGTTCTATTCGATATGCGCCGGGATGTGAACGACCTCAAAAAACTTGTTCGCGATGTGTTAGGTAACGAACAGGATGGCCGGCAAATTCTGAACAATCATAAAGATCTCTTCGATTCGATTCAGCCTGACAGTGATCATTATCCGCAGGGCGATAATAATGTAACCCGCTTTCTGCCAGCCATTAACGGTTCAGGGCGCTCCGAAACCCCTCCACCTTCCGAAACATATGGAAGTCATCCGCCCGTACAGATTTTTGATGATGTCGATCAGGACATCAACGACGTAACCGTGGAGGATGTAACCCACGAAACCGAAGAAGATGATTCTCTTTCACTTGAACGTCAGGAGAAAGAAATGATTCTCAAGGCTTTACGGCGTAATAACAACAAGCGTAAATACGCAGCTCAGGCATTAGGTATTTCAGAGAGGACGTTATACCGAAAAATTAAGCAGTATGAAATCGATGAAGAATAG